A single Paraburkholderia sp. D15 DNA region contains:
- a CDS encoding polysaccharide biosynthesis tyrosine autokinase, with product MSMHLNPTAVVAHRDDEIDLSEVTSVLIENRTLIAAITATVLALGVGYAFLGTPVYRADATVQVDDDTGALNDKLGDLAQIFSGKGTADAEIELIRSRSVVDDTVRQLHLDIDAQPRYFPLIGRAIARTAADGTLAEPVWGLGRFAWGGETLRVSQFDVPPTLYTKRFTLIAGTNEHFELRSATGETVLNGRVGEVATGMTGDGPVSLRVDSVIARSGTEFRLSRTSTQLTTVQLQKTLDVAEKTKQSGVIGIRLDGDDSARTTATVNAIVRAYVQRNVGWKSARAQQMLGFLGDRLPQLRADLEHAEQRYNTFRNRNGTIDLDAESRLLLQGAADANAQVLALQRQRSELLQRFTPTHPSVTALEAQLADLRRRQNVLDAKIAALPNTQQAAVRLLREVDINSGLYTNLMDSAQQLGVLKAGQLGNVRVVDYAVTAEQPVKPRKALVIAAAGALGLMLGAAAAFVRRALRNGLDSPLEIEEIARAPVYAVISHSERQMRLQRAASRGEQGAHILAVSAPDDIAVEGVRSLRTALQFRLAEAPNNVVMITGPRPHVGKSFLSANLAVVLASVGKRVLIVDGDMRRGELHRYFGLSRERGLPDMIAGAELDAVLHRQVLPGLDVLTRGRGSPMPAEMLYGERLGTLLEQFAQAYDIVILDTPPVLAVTDSALIGKHAGTTLLVMRHARHSAAELRETTRLLGAAGVSIDGVVLGDVPLRASDYAYSPYHSTPDTAA from the coding sequence ATGAGCATGCATCTCAATCCCACCGCGGTCGTAGCGCATCGTGACGATGAAATCGATCTTTCCGAAGTGACGTCCGTGCTGATCGAAAACCGTACGCTGATTGCGGCGATCACTGCAACGGTGCTCGCGCTCGGCGTCGGCTACGCGTTCCTCGGCACGCCGGTGTACCGCGCCGACGCGACGGTCCAGGTCGACGACGATACCGGCGCGCTGAACGACAAGCTCGGCGACCTCGCGCAGATTTTCAGCGGCAAGGGCACGGCCGACGCCGAGATCGAACTGATCCGCTCGAGGTCGGTTGTCGACGATACGGTGCGTCAGCTGCATCTGGATATCGACGCGCAGCCGCGCTATTTTCCCCTGATCGGCCGGGCGATCGCGCGCACGGCGGCGGACGGCACGCTCGCCGAGCCCGTGTGGGGTCTGGGCCGTTTCGCGTGGGGCGGCGAGACGCTGCGCGTGTCCCAGTTCGACGTGCCGCCCACGTTGTACACGAAGCGATTCACCTTGATCGCCGGCACCAACGAACATTTCGAGCTAAGAAGTGCAACCGGCGAGACCGTGCTCAACGGACGCGTGGGCGAGGTCGCCACCGGCATGACCGGGGACGGTCCCGTCAGTTTGCGCGTGGACAGCGTGATCGCGCGAAGCGGCACCGAGTTCAGATTGAGCCGCACATCGACGCAGCTCACCACGGTGCAATTGCAGAAAACGCTGGACGTCGCCGAGAAAACGAAACAGTCGGGTGTAATCGGCATCCGGCTCGACGGCGACGACAGCGCGCGTACCACCGCGACCGTCAACGCGATCGTGCGTGCCTACGTGCAACGCAATGTCGGCTGGAAATCCGCGCGGGCGCAACAGATGCTGGGATTTCTCGGCGACCGGTTGCCGCAGTTGCGCGCCGATCTGGAGCACGCCGAACAGCGCTACAACACGTTCCGCAATCGCAACGGCACGATCGATCTCGACGCGGAGAGCCGTCTGCTGTTGCAGGGTGCCGCCGACGCGAACGCGCAAGTCCTTGCGTTGCAGCGGCAACGTTCGGAGTTGTTGCAACGATTCACGCCGACGCATCCATCGGTGACGGCGCTCGAGGCTCAACTGGCGGATCTGCGCCGTCGACAGAACGTGCTCGACGCGAAGATCGCCGCGCTGCCGAACACGCAGCAAGCGGCTGTGCGCCTGCTGCGTGAGGTCGATATCAATTCGGGCCTCTACACCAATCTGATGGATAGCGCGCAGCAACTCGGCGTGCTGAAGGCTGGCCAGTTAGGCAACGTGCGCGTGGTCGATTACGCGGTCACCGCCGAGCAGCCCGTGAAGCCGAGAAAGGCGCTCGTGATCGCGGCGGCGGGCGCACTGGGTTTGATGCTGGGCGCGGCTGCCGCCTTCGTGCGGCGGGCCTTGCGCAACGGCCTCGACAGTCCGCTCGAAATCGAAGAGATCGCGCGTGCGCCGGTTTATGCGGTCATCTCGCACAGCGAACGGCAGATGCGTTTGCAACGCGCCGCGAGCCGGGGCGAACAGGGCGCTCACATTCTTGCCGTGAGCGCGCCTGACGACATCGCGGTGGAAGGCGTGCGCAGCCTGCGCACCGCGCTGCAGTTCCGGCTCGCCGAAGCGCCGAACAACGTCGTGATGATCACCGGTCCGCGTCCGCACGTCGGCAAGTCGTTCCTGTCGGCGAATCTCGCGGTGGTGCTGGCGTCGGTGGGCAAGCGCGTGCTGATCGTCGACGGCGACATGCGGCGCGGCGAGTTGCATCGGTACTTCGGATTGTCGCGCGAACGCGGGTTGCCGGACATGATCGCCGGCGCGGAACTCGATGCCGTGCTGCACCGCCAGGTGCTGCCGGGTCTCGACGTGCTCACGCGTGGACGTGGTTCGCCGATGCCTGCCGAAATGCTGTACGGCGAGCGTCTCGGCACGCTGCTCGAACAGTTCGCGCAGGCCTACGACATCGTGATTCTCGACACGCCACCTGTTCTCGCCGTGACCGATTCGGCGCTGATCGGCAAGCACGCGGGCACGACGCTGCTGGTGATGCGCCACGCGCGCCACAGTGCCGCCGAGTTGCGCGAGACCACGCGCCTGCTGGGTGCCGCGGGCGTGTCGATCGACGGCGTCGTGCTGGGCGACGTGCCGCTGCGTGCCTCCGACTACGCCTATTCCCCTTACCACAGTACGCCCGACACGGCGGCGTGA
- a CDS encoding low molecular weight phosphotyrosine protein phosphatase, with translation MTDVLMVCEGNLCRSPMAAALLAAALPRVAVHSAGTRALVGRRAPALAVELMDGRGIDLRPHVSSVLTPAQVRGARLILAMTRAQCALIEHAFPFARGRVYRLGEHERLDIVDPYRRGRFTFELAIAQIEQGVQRWLDAIAAVVR, from the coding sequence ATGACCGACGTGCTGATGGTATGCGAAGGCAATCTCTGCCGCAGTCCGATGGCGGCCGCGTTGCTGGCCGCCGCGCTGCCGCGCGTCGCCGTGCATTCGGCGGGCACGCGCGCGCTCGTGGGGCGTCGCGCCCCCGCGCTCGCCGTCGAGTTGATGGACGGCCGGGGCATCGATCTGCGTCCGCATGTGTCGAGCGTGTTGACGCCGGCGCAGGTACGCGGCGCCCGCCTGATTCTGGCGATGACGCGAGCGCAGTGCGCGCTGATCGAGCACGCGTTTCCCTTCGCGCGTGGCCGCGTCTACCGGCTCGGCGAGCACGAGCGGCTCGATATCGTCGATCCGTACCGGCGCGGCCGCTTCACGTTTGAACTGGCCATCGCGCAGATCGAGCAGGGCGTGCAGCGCTGGCTGGATGCGATCGCCGCGGTGGTGCGCTGA
- the wecB gene encoding UDP-N-acetylglucosamine 2-epimerase (non-hydrolyzing) has protein sequence MRRILLTFGTRPEAIKMAPLVERLRTDARFDCRVCVTGQHREMLDQVLDLFAIRPDFDLDVMKPGQDLYDLNAAILLGMRDVLNAWRPDAVLVHGDTTTTMAASLAAFYQRIPVGHVEAGLRTGDLLSPWPEEANRRLTGVLAALHFAPTEQARANLLAEGVAARHVVVTGNTVIDALLQVRQRLATDAALCRAADAMLPCFAPERRVVLVTGHRRESFGAGFEQICAALLQIARAQPDVDIVYPVHLNPAVREPVNRLLTGVANIHLLEPLDYLPFVRLMDRATLILTDSGGVQEEAPSLGKPVLVMRDTTERQEAIDAGVVRLVGTSARRIADNALQLLNDAGQYRAMTRGGNPYGTGHACEQIAQALAAF, from the coding sequence ATGAGAAGAATTCTGCTGACCTTCGGCACCCGCCCCGAGGCGATCAAGATGGCGCCGCTCGTCGAGCGGCTACGCACGGACGCCCGCTTCGATTGCCGGGTGTGCGTGACCGGCCAGCATCGCGAGATGCTCGATCAGGTGCTCGACCTGTTCGCGATTCGCCCGGACTTCGACCTCGACGTGATGAAACCCGGCCAGGATCTGTACGACCTGAATGCGGCCATCCTGCTCGGCATGCGCGACGTGCTGAACGCGTGGCGGCCCGACGCGGTGCTCGTGCATGGCGATACCACCACGACGATGGCGGCAAGTCTCGCCGCGTTCTATCAGCGGATTCCCGTCGGTCATGTGGAGGCGGGTCTGCGCACCGGCGATCTGTTGTCGCCGTGGCCGGAAGAAGCGAATCGCAGGTTGACCGGCGTGCTGGCCGCGCTGCATTTCGCACCGACCGAACAGGCGCGCGCCAACCTGCTCGCCGAGGGCGTCGCCGCGCGGCACGTCGTGGTGACCGGCAATACCGTGATCGATGCGCTGTTGCAGGTGCGCCAGCGCCTCGCCACCGACGCCGCGCTGTGCCGCGCCGCCGATGCCATGCTGCCGTGCTTCGCGCCAGAACGCCGCGTGGTGCTGGTGACGGGACACCGGCGCGAAAGTTTCGGCGCCGGCTTCGAGCAGATCTGCGCGGCGCTGTTGCAGATTGCACGCGCGCAGCCCGATGTCGACATCGTCTATCCGGTGCATCTGAATCCGGCTGTCCGCGAGCCGGTCAATCGGCTGCTGACGGGTGTCGCCAACATTCATCTGCTCGAACCGCTCGACTACCTGCCCTTCGTACGGTTGATGGACCGCGCGACGCTGATTCTCACCGACTCCGGCGGCGTGCAGGAAGAGGCGCCGTCGCTCGGCAAACCGGTGCTCGTGATGCGCGATACGACCGAGCGCCAGGAAGCGATCGACGCGGGCGTCGTGCGGCTCGTGGGCACCAGCGCGCGGCGGATCGCCGACAACGCGCTGCAACTGTTGAACGATGCCGGCCAGTATCGCGCGATGACGCGCGGCGGCAATCCCTATGGCACCGGACACGCCTGCGAGCAGATCGCGCAGGCGCTGGCGGCGTTCTGA
- a CDS encoding 2-dehydropantoate 2-reductase produces the protein MKICIFGAGAIGGLMGVQLARAGADVSFVARGAHLAAMREHGARLIMDGETYTAPVRCTSDPSELGVQDVVIVTLKAHSLPGVVETMQPLLGKHTAIVTGVNGIPYWYFYRHGGKFAGTRLASIDPDGTQWTRLGPERAIGCVLYPAAEIVEPGVIKHVYGKKFPIGEPDGERTPRIQQLHEIMQAAGFEAPIRDNIRDEIWLKLWGNLCFNPISALTHATLDVLTSDPGTRAASRTMMLEAQRIAEQFGVHFRVDVERRIDGAGAVGAHKTSTLVDLENRRPMEIDPLLTVVQEMGRLVAEPTPTIDVVLALIKLRERMALQGE, from the coding sequence ATGAAGATCTGCATCTTTGGAGCGGGAGCGATCGGCGGGTTGATGGGCGTGCAACTGGCGCGCGCCGGCGCCGACGTGAGTTTCGTCGCACGAGGCGCGCATCTCGCGGCGATGCGCGAGCACGGCGCGCGTCTGATCATGGACGGCGAAACCTACACCGCGCCCGTGCGTTGCACGTCCGACCCGAGCGAACTCGGCGTGCAGGACGTCGTGATCGTCACGCTGAAGGCGCACTCGCTGCCGGGCGTGGTCGAGACCATGCAGCCGCTGCTCGGCAAGCACACGGCGATCGTCACGGGCGTCAACGGCATCCCCTATTGGTACTTCTACCGGCACGGCGGTAAGTTCGCCGGCACGCGCCTGGCCAGCATCGATCCGGACGGCACGCAATGGACCCGGCTGGGCCCCGAACGCGCTATCGGTTGCGTGCTGTATCCGGCAGCGGAGATCGTCGAGCCGGGCGTGATCAAGCACGTGTACGGCAAGAAATTCCCGATCGGCGAGCCGGATGGAGAACGCACGCCGCGCATTCAGCAGTTGCACGAGATCATGCAGGCGGCCGGGTTCGAGGCGCCGATCCGCGACAACATCCGCGACGAAATCTGGCTGAAGCTATGGGGCAATCTCTGCTTCAATCCGATCAGTGCGCTAACCCACGCGACGCTCGACGTGCTCACCAGCGACCCCGGCACGCGCGCCGCGTCGCGCACGATGATGCTGGAGGCGCAGCGCATCGCCGAACAGTTCGGCGTGCACTTTCGCGTGGATGTCGAGCGGCGGATCGACGGCGCGGGCGCGGTGGGCGCGCACAAGACGTCGACGCTGGTCGATCTGGAGAACCGGCGGCCGATGGAGATCGATCCGCTGCTGACCGTCGTGCAGGAGATGGGGCGGCTGGTGGCGGAGCCGACGCCGACTATCGATGTCGTGCTCGCGCTGATCAAGCTGCGCGAGAGGATGGCATTGCAGGGCGAGTGA
- a CDS encoding polysaccharide biosynthesis/export family protein has protein sequence MAAVLLNSACAVAPGMRMNTSRVAVEPRSMAGTTDEIAATGTVPSEAVLDANAAMPDIPITEIDAALVARLMQNRKRQQLELSQLLAGTSRAYTVGAGDVLRIVIWDHPEFAAALGSSQLDSSARAGDPLSGFTVEQNGTITFPYAGTLRVAGLRTEEIQQRLSAALAKYFVKPQVTVRVASYRASQVYVDGEVRNPGALAVNDVPMTLYEALGRSGGFSDSADQSALVLVRDGLSHRVNLTQMLAQGVSPSRLFLNPGDLLRVTARDENDVYVMGEVNKPVSAVPHRTGRITLADALAQAGSVNASTADAAQMFVIRGSTNGAPQVFHLDGHSPVAMLLAKDFELQSKDVVYVDGSGLVRFNRVLSLLMPLISSGLTAGVIAK, from the coding sequence ATGGCGGCGGTATTGTTGAATAGCGCATGCGCAGTGGCGCCGGGCATGCGAATGAATACCTCGCGAGTGGCGGTCGAGCCTCGTTCGATGGCTGGGACGACGGATGAAATCGCCGCGACCGGAACCGTCCCGAGCGAGGCCGTCTTGGACGCGAACGCCGCCATGCCCGACATCCCGATTACGGAAATCGACGCAGCGCTCGTCGCGCGGCTGATGCAAAACCGCAAGCGCCAGCAGCTCGAACTGTCGCAACTGCTGGCCGGTACGTCGCGCGCCTACACCGTCGGCGCGGGCGACGTGTTGCGCATCGTGATCTGGGACCATCCGGAATTCGCGGCGGCGCTCGGTTCGTCGCAACTCGATTCGTCGGCGCGCGCGGGCGATCCCCTGTCCGGCTTCACCGTCGAGCAGAACGGCACGATCACGTTTCCCTATGCCGGCACGCTGCGCGTGGCGGGCTTGCGGACCGAGGAGATCCAGCAGCGTCTGAGCGCCGCGCTTGCGAAGTACTTCGTCAAGCCGCAGGTGACGGTGCGCGTGGCGTCGTACCGCGCGAGTCAGGTGTATGTGGATGGCGAGGTGCGCAATCCCGGCGCGCTCGCCGTCAACGACGTGCCCATGACGCTATACGAAGCGCTCGGCCGCAGCGGCGGCTTCAGCGACAGCGCCGATCAGAGCGCGCTGGTGCTGGTGCGCGATGGCCTGTCTCATCGCGTGAATCTGACGCAGATGCTGGCGCAGGGTGTCAGTCCGTCGCGGCTCTTTCTGAACCCGGGCGACCTGCTGCGCGTGACGGCGCGCGATGAAAACGACGTGTACGTGATGGGCGAAGTGAACAAACCCGTCTCGGCCGTGCCGCACCGGACCGGCCGTATCACGCTGGCCGATGCATTGGCGCAGGCCGGCAGCGTGAACGCGTCGACCGCGGACGCCGCGCAGATGTTCGTGATTCGCGGCTCGACGAACGGCGCGCCGCAGGTGTTTCACCTCGACGGCCATTCGCCGGTGGCGATGCTGCTCGCGAAGGATTTCGAGCTGCAATCGAAGGATGTGGTGTACGTCGACGGTAGTGGGCTGGTTCGCTTCAATCGCGTGCTGAGTTTGCTGATGCCGTTGATCAGTTCGGGCCTGACGGCGGGAGTGATCGCGAAATGA
- a CDS encoding undecaprenyl-phosphate glucose phosphotransferase: MHTVIRQPTGREFADMESAVARLLDVMLIGLGTTLASWLWLPEPGRAIVEASFVAFDMALAILLLPWFGVYDSWRGRSKWHLSVRIVIGWLAVQVCGLAVMFLLHRTASLSRLWCVSWTALTAGGLVTSRLLVHAALGRMRRAGRNLRTVAVMGAGKHRDGVIANLTASPQAGFRAVAIFHTAGGGETTVHGLPGFWSFGEFADWVRREQVDEIWLALPMSEQDMLLRVLAEFSGDLVNLRFLPDVRGLVMFDRHVVDLLGSPAINLVASPMTPYSLLQKALFDRVFAAAVLVALAPLMLAIAVAVKVTSKGPVLFTQRRKGANGRVFRIFKFRSMRAHAQKAGVVRQATRRDPRVTRVGAFLRRTSLDELPQFLNVLRGEMSVVGPRPHAIEHDDQYRTIVDGYIHRYRIKPGITGWAQVNGFRGETDRIEKMQRRVEHDLYYLRNWSFALDMRIVVATVVKGLMNRNAY, encoded by the coding sequence ATGCACACAGTGATTCGCCAGCCTACAGGCCGTGAGTTCGCCGATATGGAAAGCGCGGTCGCGCGCCTGCTCGATGTCATGCTGATTGGCCTGGGCACAACGCTGGCTTCGTGGTTGTGGCTGCCGGAGCCGGGCCGGGCGATCGTCGAGGCGTCCTTCGTCGCGTTCGATATGGCGCTCGCGATTCTGTTGCTGCCGTGGTTCGGCGTGTACGACTCGTGGCGCGGGCGCTCGAAATGGCACTTGAGCGTGCGCATCGTCATCGGCTGGCTGGCGGTGCAGGTCTGCGGTCTCGCGGTGATGTTTTTGCTGCATCGCACCGCGTCGCTTTCGCGGCTGTGGTGCGTGAGCTGGACCGCGTTGACCGCCGGCGGTCTGGTGACCTCGCGGCTGCTGGTGCATGCGGCGCTGGGCCGGATGCGGCGCGCGGGCCGCAATCTGCGCACGGTGGCGGTGATGGGCGCGGGCAAGCATCGCGACGGTGTGATCGCGAATCTCACGGCATCGCCGCAAGCGGGGTTTCGCGCCGTGGCTATTTTTCACACGGCGGGCGGGGGCGAAACGACTGTGCACGGCTTGCCGGGCTTCTGGAGTTTCGGCGAATTCGCCGACTGGGTGCGCCGCGAACAGGTCGACGAAATCTGGCTCGCGCTGCCGATGTCCGAGCAGGACATGCTGCTGCGAGTGCTCGCGGAATTCAGCGGCGATCTGGTCAACCTGCGCTTTCTGCCCGACGTGCGCGGTCTCGTGATGTTCGACCGTCACGTGGTCGATCTGCTGGGTTCTCCCGCGATCAATCTCGTCGCGTCGCCGATGACGCCTTATTCGTTGCTGCAAAAAGCGCTGTTCGACCGCGTGTTCGCCGCGGCCGTGCTGGTGGCGTTGGCGCCGTTGATGCTCGCCATCGCGGTTGCGGTCAAGGTCACATCGAAGGGGCCGGTGCTGTTTACGCAGCGCCGTAAAGGGGCGAACGGGCGCGTGTTCCGCATCTTCAAGTTTCGTTCGATGCGCGCGCACGCGCAAAAAGCCGGCGTGGTCCGGCAGGCGACGCGGCGCGACCCGCGCGTCACTCGCGTCGGGGCGTTTCTGCGCCGTACCAGCCTCGACGAGTTGCCGCAGTTTCTCAACGTGCTGCGCGGCGAGATGTCGGTGGTCGGCCCCCGGCCACATGCGATCGAGCACGACGATCAGTACCGGACCATCGTCGACGGCTACATCCATCGCTATCGGATCAAGCCCGGTATTACCGGCTGGGCGCAGGTCAATGGCTTTCGCGGCGAGACCGACCGCATCGAGAAAATGCAGCGGCGGGTGGAACACGATCTGTATTACCTGCGCAACTGGTCGTTCGCGCTCGACATGCGGATCGTCGTGGCGACGGTGGTGAAGGGCTTGATGAACCGCAATGCCTATTGA
- the wecC gene encoding UDP-N-acetyl-D-mannosamine dehydrogenase, whose product MSFETISVIGLGYIGLPTAAAFAARRKQVIGVDVNRQAVDTINRGEIHIVEPELDMLVHAAVTQGYLRASSTPEPAEAFLVAVPTPFLDGNKPDLSFIQAASEAIAPVLKKGDLVVLESTSPVGATEQMAAWMAALRADLTFPQQAGEHSDIRVAHCPERVLPGHVVRELVENDRVIGGMTPRCGELARELYQCFVRGECILTDARTAEMCKLTENSFRDVNIAFANEMSVICDTLDINVWELIRLANRHPRVSILQPGPGVGGHCIAVDPWFIVDSAPDHARLIRTARNVNDDKPRHVIERVERAARRFREPVIACLGLAFKANIDDLRESPALDITLELAERFVGQVLVVEPNIRELPAALEGKARLCELGDALGEADVILVLVDHTPFKRVDPVRLQAKVVIDTRGLLANARVA is encoded by the coding sequence ATGAGTTTCGAAACGATATCGGTAATCGGTCTGGGCTATATCGGTTTGCCGACGGCGGCGGCGTTCGCCGCGCGCAGAAAACAGGTGATCGGCGTGGACGTGAACCGGCAGGCGGTGGATACGATCAATCGCGGCGAGATCCACATCGTCGAGCCCGAACTCGACATGCTGGTGCACGCGGCGGTGACGCAAGGCTATCTGCGCGCCAGCTCGACGCCGGAGCCGGCGGAGGCGTTCCTGGTCGCGGTGCCGACGCCATTCCTGGACGGCAACAAACCCGACCTCAGTTTCATTCAGGCGGCGAGCGAGGCGATTGCGCCCGTGCTGAAGAAGGGCGATCTGGTCGTGCTCGAATCGACGTCGCCGGTCGGCGCAACCGAACAGATGGCGGCGTGGATGGCTGCGTTGCGTGCCGATCTGACGTTCCCGCAGCAGGCGGGCGAGCATTCGGACATTCGCGTCGCGCATTGTCCCGAGCGCGTCTTGCCGGGACATGTGGTGCGCGAACTGGTGGAGAACGATCGCGTGATCGGCGGGATGACGCCGCGCTGCGGCGAGCTGGCGCGCGAACTCTACCAGTGCTTCGTGCGTGGCGAATGCATTCTTACCGATGCCCGCACCGCCGAAATGTGCAAGCTGACCGAGAACTCGTTTCGCGATGTGAACATTGCGTTCGCCAACGAGATGTCGGTGATCTGCGACACGCTCGACATCAATGTATGGGAGCTGATCCGGCTCGCGAACCGTCATCCGCGCGTGAGCATTCTGCAGCCGGGACCGGGCGTCGGCGGACACTGCATTGCGGTGGACCCGTGGTTCATCGTCGATTCGGCGCCGGATCATGCGCGCCTGATCCGCACCGCGAGAAACGTCAACGACGACAAGCCGCGCCATGTGATCGAGCGGGTCGAGCGCGCGGCCCGGCGTTTCCGGGAACCGGTGATCGCGTGCCTCGGGCTGGCGTTCAAGGCCAATATCGACGATCTACGCGAGAGTCCCGCGCTCGACATCACGCTCGAACTCGCCGAGCGTTTCGTGGGGCAGGTACTGGTGGTGGAACCGAATATTCGCGAGTTGCCCGCCGCGCTGGAGGGCAAGGCGCGGCTCTGCGAATTGGGCGATGCGCTCGGCGAAGCGGACGTGATTCTGGTGCTCGTCGATCACACGCCGTTCAAGCGCGTCGATCCGGTGCGCCTGCAGGCGAAGGTGGTGATCGATACGCGCGGTTTGCTGGCGAATGCCCGTGTCGCTTGA
- a CDS encoding glycosyltransferase family 4 protein, translating into MKVLVVTNMYAARNPALPAQGVFVTEQVDALHALHGDPIDVFVIESWRGRLAYLKSLFSVTCLIRRHAYDVVHYHFGLSACSAPWVRLFSRAKVVITFHGSDVMGRGWMRRLSLAAARFAHACIGVSEPITDVVSGVSKRCSTIPCAVNEALFVPPKDRVESAPGPKIVVFPSSPDRPEKDYPLFREVVERLSASFGFDVEERHIDGLDRIGVRDLLARADCLVMTSRREGSPQAVKEAMAVNLPVIAVDVGDVRRLLDGVSHCAVIEGRDAAVLARATAQVLNDAQRSDGRRRLESLGYFSKAVAMQVDRVYRTALAGTGERRSKPHARTCVPTSPQPEHNPNRTRDETH; encoded by the coding sequence ATGAAAGTTCTCGTCGTCACCAACATGTACGCGGCGCGCAATCCCGCTCTTCCGGCGCAAGGCGTGTTCGTCACCGAGCAGGTGGACGCGTTGCACGCATTGCACGGCGACCCGATCGACGTTTTCGTTATCGAGAGCTGGCGTGGGCGGCTGGCCTATCTCAAGTCGCTTTTTAGCGTGACCTGTCTGATCCGCCGCCATGCCTACGATGTCGTCCACTATCACTTCGGGCTCAGCGCCTGCTCCGCGCCGTGGGTCCGATTGTTCTCACGCGCGAAGGTCGTGATCACGTTTCACGGTTCGGATGTCATGGGACGTGGCTGGATGCGGAGGTTGTCTCTCGCCGCCGCGCGATTCGCGCACGCCTGCATCGGCGTGAGTGAGCCGATTACCGATGTGGTGAGCGGCGTGTCGAAACGTTGCTCGACCATTCCGTGTGCAGTGAACGAGGCGCTGTTCGTGCCGCCCAAGGATCGCGTCGAATCCGCGCCTGGTCCAAAGATCGTGGTGTTTCCTTCTTCGCCGGATAGACCCGAGAAAGACTATCCGCTATTCAGGGAAGTCGTCGAACGATTATCCGCATCGTTCGGATTCGATGTCGAGGAGCGTCATATCGACGGGTTGGATCGCATTGGCGTGCGCGATCTGCTTGCCCGGGCCGATTGTCTCGTCATGACGTCGCGGAGAGAAGGCTCGCCGCAAGCGGTCAAGGAAGCGATGGCGGTCAATTTGCCCGTGATCGCCGTCGATGTCGGCGATGTCAGGCGTTTGCTCGACGGCGTATCGCATTGCGCGGTGATCGAAGGCCGCGACGCGGCGGTGCTGGCGCGTGCCACAGCGCAGGTGTTGAACGACGCGCAGCGCTCCGACGGACGGCGGCGTCTCGAATCGCTGGGCTATTTCTCGAAGGCGGTAGCGATGCAGGTCGATCGGGTGTATCGCACGGCACTCGCCGGAACCGGCGAACGACGTTCGAAGCCGCACGCTCGCACTTGCGTGCCGACGTCGCCGCAGCCGGAACACAACCCGAACAGGACGCGCGATGAAACGCATTGA